The following proteins are encoded in a genomic region of Rhodoferax aquaticus:
- a CDS encoding AraC family transcriptional regulator — MAHAHPTSSEPPYTPAEAQLVEDSERADGPAVIAFVGDHEPDSDFPLDNREHDWHSHVRGQLFCVESGLVHVRSAHGSWMLPPHRAGWIPPGVPHWVSITGVLSGWGVLIAPHASQVLPTTPCVIGVSELLRALVQRCVMWAGTEHLSPEQDRMTAVLLDELRNTPHQPLHLPMPTDRRLLRVANAVLKNPGDARTLEQWAQWAGMSPRTLSRLCVTQTGSSFAQWRQQAGLTHALELLAQGRSVADVADALGYASPSNFIAMFRRSFGESPGRFFAQTPTRRTPP; from the coding sequence ATGGCGCACGCACATCCCACTTCGTCTGAGCCTCCCTACACCCCGGCAGAAGCCCAGTTGGTGGAGGACAGCGAGCGCGCCGACGGTCCAGCCGTGATTGCCTTCGTGGGCGACCACGAGCCCGACAGCGACTTCCCCTTGGACAACCGCGAGCACGACTGGCACAGCCATGTGCGCGGGCAGCTGTTTTGTGTGGAAAGCGGCTTGGTGCATGTGCGCAGCGCCCATGGTTCGTGGATGTTGCCGCCCCACCGCGCAGGGTGGATTCCGCCTGGCGTGCCGCATTGGGTCAGCATTACAGGGGTGCTTAGCGGCTGGGGCGTGCTCATAGCCCCGCATGCCAGCCAAGTGCTGCCCACCACGCCCTGTGTGATCGGTGTGAGCGAGCTCTTGCGTGCACTGGTGCAGCGCTGCGTGATGTGGGCGGGCACCGAGCACTTGAGCCCGGAGCAAGACCGCATGACGGCGGTGCTATTGGATGAGCTGCGCAACACGCCGCACCAGCCCTTGCATTTACCCATGCCCACAGATAGGCGCTTGCTGCGCGTTGCCAACGCCGTGCTCAAAAACCCAGGCGATGCCCGCACCTTAGAGCAGTGGGCGCAATGGGCAGGCATGTCGCCCCGCACTTTGAGCCGCTTGTGTGTGACGCAAACGGGCAGCAGCTTTGCCCAGTGGCGCCAGCAAGCCGGCCTCACCCATGCGCTGGAATTGCTCGCCCAAGGCCGCAGCGTGGCTGACGTGGCCGATGCCTTGGGCTACGCAAGCCCCAGCAACTTCATTGCGATGTTTCGTCGCAGCTTTGGCGAATCACCCGGTCGCTTTTTTGCCCAAACACCCACCCGCCGTACACCACCATGA